TTGCTTTCCGGCGACCTCGACTCGAACTCCATCCAAGTCGGTCAACTCGACTTTTTCTTCGGGATGCGCGATCCAATCGACGGGAATGGTTGACTTGAGCGCCAAGGAGAAGCGAGAGTTCCCTTGGCTTGGCCTTGTCGGCTTTGGCAAAATTTGCCGGACGCCTTGTCCAGCTTTTAAAGCGCTGTCGTCAACAACAGGAGGAGCAGGCTTTAGTTTTCCATCACTGGGATACGGCACAGATGGCGGAGATTTCTCAGGCGCATTTTGCGCTGCTGCGTCAGCCAATTGCTGTCGCTCGGCAGGATTGATTGGGTATTGCTTGGCGACGATCAGTCCCTTTTTCCACAAACCGCGGCGGAGCTCTTGATCGGTCACCGTGACCGGCTTGCCGGTGACGACATCTTGCAATTCGAGCGTCGATTGCCACCACACCTGAAATCTGGCGGGGAGAGGATTAAACGATGGAGTTAGTGGATCCTGTTTCGAGCTTCCGAGCACCGGATGCACAAGTTGCAGGTCTTGGTTAGCCAGGATTCCAGAGAAATCCTTTAGCAGCACATGCGCTTCGTTCCCTGCAACGTCACGAACGGTGAAAACGCGATCTCCGATCGCTTCCTTTTCAACCGTCTCAATCGAACCGAGAACCCGCGGCACGCCTAATTCAAAGCCGTGCTTCTTGGCGAGATCGCTAAATTCGCTCAGTTGGATCAAAACCTTGTGGCCATCCGTATCTTCCAGCTGCGCAATCCGACCTTCTTTGACTGGTTCGACAAACAGAACGTCGCGGCGAGTTTTCCATTCGGTGGACATGAAAATATACCCCCACGCTTCGACTGTCTCGCGCATTTTCTGACTGGTGATCGTCACCCGTTTCGCATTCACGTCGAAGACATCGATCGCGTAATCCGAATTGCTCAGCCACTCGGGCGTTTCGATCGGCTTCTCGGCTTCGCCAGCCCGTAGTGAGCTGGTCATCGCTAGCAACAGAAAGCAAGCAACGCCAAAGCAAAATCGCGCGTTCATCATCATTTCTCCCACGAAACGGGCAGATGGGTCAATTCGCGTTACGGCTTTTCGCGCCGCAGATCGAGCACCCAATCTTCGCGGTTGGGCGCCGTATAGGTCAATGTCGAAGCATCGCCAGACGACGCGACCGGCTGACCAAACTGGCCGGTCCGAGGATTGAACCAGCGAGCGACGATCGGGTTTTGCAGTTGATCCGCGTTCAAACTCACTGTTCCGCCGACCGGCAGGTAAACGACTTGCCACGAACCATCTTCGGTCGAAGCGGCCGCGACATAATTATTTCGATTTTTTTCGCCCGGTTGGGATTTCAACAGCGCTTGATCGGGGCGCAGTTTCTCGCGCGGTCCGCTGGCGAAATAATCGACCAGCACCGTCATCGATTTTGTGCCGTCTGTTTCCAGTCCTGCTGACCAAGGAACGACGTTCTTCAGATTTTCATGTCCTTCGGCAGCGCCTGGTTTGTCATTCCAAACCCAGATCGAATTGTGCCCGAACGTGACGCCGGCCGGAGGTGAAATCAGCAGCGACCAGTACGCCGCGCGGCGGACATGCTGGCCATCATGCCGCTTTTTCGATTCGTACGCGGGATGGGCTTCGTAGTTGGGCTCTAGGTTGACGATCGGTCGGGCAACTTTCCCTTGATTCCAAGCATCTTTTATCGGACCGTTGACATGCCATGTAAGCGCACCGGCGCTATCGCCGTGTCCTGATTGATAGCCCACGAAGTCAAACCAGGTTTGATCGGCGAATTTGTCGCCGATCCAGTTTTGTCCCGAAGCGTGCAACGTGCAAAGCCGTTGCTGATCGCCAAACACATTTTTTCCGATCCGCTTCCACCGCTCGACCGAATCTTCCTTGAAGTGACAATCGCCGGAGAGCATCCAAATGACGTTGTAAGCGCCCCAGCGGGCTTTGATATATTCGGCCAATCGCTGCGCGTCTTTCTCTGGCAAGACATTGCCGGGATCATTCGGCTTGAGCGCCCAAAGCACCACCGGACAAGCGACCATGCCGTGCTGGTTGATCGCGGCGACATGCTGATCGAGCCGTTGGAACTCTGCGGCGTTGACGCCGATCGGATTCGTCGGCAAATAGACGCGAGCCGGAATCGTTTTGTCGCCGCCGCGCCACTGCGTACTGACAAATTGAATCGCGGTGAACTTTTGCTTTTCGCGGGTCGTTAGGTATTGGCTCCACTCCCCATCGGCGGCGCGCAAGACGCCGTTCCATGCCGTATCACCCAAATAGAAGTAGGGCGTGCCGTCGTCGTATTGAAAGAACAATCGGTCCGGCGATACGCGTATCGGTCCATGCTGGTAGATCGGATTGTCGCCAGCGTAAG
The nucleotide sequence above comes from Blastopirellula sp. J2-11. Encoded proteins:
- a CDS encoding DUF4038 domain-containing protein, with product MFRPLAALAVILLTAAPTAAVEVARYQVFDDAIQCDRELAKPLWDARVEVEFTSPSGKTTTVEAFWDGGRTWRFRHSPNQLGAWKWSTRCQEEPSLDGKSGSYACTAYAGDNPIYQHGPIRVSPDRLFFQYDDGTPYFYLGDTAWNGVLRAADGEWSQYLTTREKQKFTAIQFVSTQWRGGDKTIPARVYLPTNPIGVNAAEFQRLDQHVAAINQHGMVACPVVLWALKPNDPGNVLPEKDAQRLAEYIKARWGAYNVIWMLSGDCHFKEDSVERWKRIGKNVFGDQQRLCTLHASGQNWIGDKFADQTWFDFVGYQSGHGDSAGALTWHVNGPIKDAWNQGKVARPIVNLEPNYEAHPAYESKKRHDGQHVRRAAYWSLLISPPAGVTFGHNSIWVWNDKPGAAEGHENLKNVVPWSAGLETDGTKSMTVLVDYFASGPREKLRPDQALLKSQPGEKNRNNYVAAASTEDGSWQVVYLPVGGTVSLNADQLQNPIVARWFNPRTGQFGQPVASSGDASTLTYTAPNREDWVLDLRREKP